The Bacteroidales bacterium genome has a segment encoding these proteins:
- a CDS encoding Ni/Fe hydrogenase subunit alpha encodes MKQYTIDPVTRLEGHGKIEIFCNDDGDVDNVYFQVPELRGFEKFLEGRAIEDVSQIVTKICGVCPGCHHMAAGKAADAVFNAEPTPTAKMIRELFYMAHFVHSHIAHFYALGAPDFVVGPTAPKGERNVLGVIAKVGKEIGTEVLKQRRLAQEIQALLGGHQTHVMLNIPSGVRKGLKEEQRKDILEKAKGFVEFSKFSMKIFNDVVLANKEYVDIIVNGPYKLNIHSMGLVDENNKVNFYDGKVRVVDTTGKELFKYAPKDYREYVAERVEQWSYLKFPYLKKIGWKGFVEGQDSGVYHATPLSRLNASDGMATPVAQQEYEKMYATLGGKPVHNTLAMHWARLVELIYSAERAVELASIPEICSPDLRAKVYNTPTEGVGTVEAQRGTLTHHYWTDENGMVTKANLIVGTTNNNAAICMSLKKAAQGFIKKGVTVDDGILNLIEMAFRSYDPCFSCATHSLPGQMPMIVNIRDMDGNINQTIKRD; translated from the coding sequence ATGAAACAATACACAATAGATCCGGTAACCCGACTTGAAGGTCATGGTAAAATAGAAATATTCTGCAACGACGATGGCGATGTAGATAATGTTTACTTCCAGGTTCCTGAATTAAGAGGTTTTGAAAAATTCCTTGAAGGACGCGCCATTGAAGATGTTTCACAAATTGTAACAAAAATTTGCGGTGTATGCCCCGGCTGTCACCACATGGCTGCCGGCAAAGCTGCTGATGCTGTTTTCAACGCAGAGCCTACGCCTACTGCAAAAATGATCAGGGAATTATTTTACATGGCTCATTTCGTTCATAGCCATATTGCACATTTCTATGCTCTCGGTGCTCCCGATTTTGTTGTAGGGCCAACAGCACCAAAAGGCGAAAGAAATGTTCTTGGTGTTATTGCAAAAGTAGGAAAAGAAATAGGAACCGAAGTTTTAAAACAACGTCGTTTAGCACAGGAAATACAGGCGCTGCTTGGCGGTCACCAGACTCATGTTATGCTGAATATTCCCAGCGGAGTTCGCAAAGGATTGAAAGAAGAACAAAGAAAAGATATTCTTGAAAAAGCAAAAGGATTTGTTGAATTTTCAAAATTCTCAATGAAGATTTTCAACGATGTTGTTCTTGCAAATAAAGAATATGTTGACATCATTGTTAACGGTCCGTACAAGCTTAATATCCATTCAATGGGCCTTGTTGATGAAAATAACAAAGTGAATTTTTATGATGGAAAAGTTCGTGTTGTTGACACAACAGGAAAAGAACTATTCAAATATGCTCCCAAAGATTACAGGGAATATGTTGCTGAAAGAGTGGAACAGTGGAGTTATTTAAAATTCCCTTACCTGAAAAAAATTGGATGGAAAGGTTTTGTTGAAGGACAGGATTCAGGTGTATATCATGCAACACCGTTATCAAGATTGAATGCATCCGACGGTATGGCAACCCCTGTTGCACAACAGGAATATGAAAAAATGTATGCAACACTCGGTGGGAAACCTGTTCACAACACCCTTGCAATGCACTGGGCACGTTTGGTTGAGTTGATTTATTCTGCCGAAAGAGCTGTAGAACTGGCAAGCATTCCTGAAATTTGCAGTCCTGATTTAAGAGCAAAAGTTTACAATACACCTACTGAAGGTGTTGGTACTGTTGAAGCACAAAGAGGTACTTTAACACACCATTACTGGACCGATGAAAACGGTATGGTTACAAAAGCAAACCTGATTGTTGGAACAACCAATAATAACGCAGCCATTTGCATGTCGCTTAAAAAAGCAGCACAGGGTTTCATAAAAAAAGGCGTTACTGTTGACGATGGTATTTTAAACCTTATTGAAATGGCTTTCCGTTCGTACGACCCGTGTTTCTCATGCGCTACACACAGTCTGCCCGGGCAAATGCCAATGATAGTAAACATACGTGATATGGATGGCAACA
- a CDS encoding F420-nonreducing hydrogenase — MADKPKIKLAVYWGAACGGCCVSVLDVHESLFTVVEHADLVFWPIALDVKYKDVEEMPDGNIDITLFNGAVRTSENEHMAKLLRKKSKILIAYGSCAHMGGIPGLANFSNKEEIFKRVYETSESIDNPNKVVPTTETIVKEGKLTLPKFYNDVMTLNQVVDVDYYLPGCPPQTERLVEVFMAVVTGAALPPKGSVIGVFDRVQCDDCKRKKSDKKNITKFKRAWEVIDDGETCLNEQGILCMGPATRGGCGVRCIEGNAPCRGCYGPLPGIPDPGAKMMSAIASMLEGKEQEDIDKAIESVVDPAGTFYRFSLPGSILRRKQK; from the coding sequence ATGGCTGATAAACCAAAAATAAAACTGGCTGTATATTGGGGCGCTGCCTGCGGCGGTTGCTGTGTTTCAGTACTCGATGTTCATGAATCGCTCTTTACAGTAGTGGAACATGCTGACCTTGTTTTCTGGCCTATAGCGCTCGACGTGAAATATAAAGATGTGGAAGAAATGCCCGATGGAAATATTGACATCACGCTTTTCAATGGAGCTGTAAGAACAAGTGAAAATGAGCACATGGCAAAATTGCTTCGCAAAAAATCAAAAATATTGATAGCATACGGTTCTTGCGCGCACATGGGAGGAATACCCGGACTGGCAAATTTTTCCAATAAAGAAGAAATTTTCAAGCGCGTTTACGAAACAAGCGAATCCATTGATAATCCTAATAAAGTGGTCCCTACAACAGAAACCATTGTGAAAGAAGGAAAACTTACACTTCCTAAATTTTATAATGATGTGATGACACTCAACCAGGTAGTGGATGTGGATTACTACCTCCCCGGTTGTCCTCCGCAAACCGAACGCCTTGTTGAAGTTTTCATGGCTGTAGTAACAGGAGCTGCATTACCTCCGAAAGGTTCGGTGATAGGTGTTTTCGACCGTGTTCAATGTGATGACTGCAAGAGAAAAAAATCAGATAAAAAGAATATTACTAAATTTAAACGTGCATGGGAAGTTATTGATGATGGAGAAACCTGTCTGAATGAACAAGGCATTCTTTGCATGGGACCTGCTACACGCGGAGGTTGCGGAGTGCGCTGCATTGAGGGCAATGCACCCTGCCGTGGTTGTTACGGGCCATTGCCGGGCATTCCCGACCCGGGAGCAAAAATGATGTCGGCTATCGCATCCATGCTCGAAGGCAAAGAACAGGAAGATATAGATAAAGCAATCGAATCAGTTGTTGACCCAGCCGGAACATTTTACAGGTTCAGCCTGCCCGGCTCTATTTTAAGGAGGAAACAGAAATGA
- a CDS encoding hydrogenase iron-sulfur subunit, protein MQSTINNNESWTPRIVAFFCNWCTYTASDLAGVSRLRYAPSTRVVRVMCSGRIDPEFIMEAFAKGADGVLIGGCHPGDCHYAEGNYKCLRRFTLFQKYAEQMGIEKNRLRLEWISASEGKRLQEVVNEMTEQIRQLGPSKIKEVVETIEK, encoded by the coding sequence ATGCAATCTACAATAAATAATAATGAATCATGGACGCCCAGGATCGTTGCTTTCTTTTGCAACTGGTGTACTTACACTGCATCCGATCTTGCAGGTGTTTCCAGGTTGAGATATGCTCCAAGCACCCGTGTTGTTCGTGTTATGTGTTCAGGCCGTATCGACCCTGAATTCATCATGGAAGCTTTTGCTAAAGGCGCCGATGGCGTTCTTATCGGAGGTTGTCACCCGGGCGATTGTCACTATGCTGAAGGGAATTATAAATGCCTGCGCAGATTCACACTCTTTCAAAAATATGCCGAACAAATGGGCATTGAAAAGAACAGGTTGCGCCTGGAATGGATAAGCGCCAGCGAAGGAAAAAGACTACAGGAAGTGGTTAATGAAATGACTGAACAGATAAGGCAGCTGGGTCCTTCAAAAATTAAAGAAGTTGTTGAAACCATTGAAAAATAA